ACCAGCACCCGCATGTTCCCCACCTTTTTGCACAATAATGTTTAAATACAAGCGCCAATATACTAGGACGGTGAATTCCTCTTGGGATTTTTTTTGGCTGAAGGATATATATAGCTAATGGTGATGAATATGCAGCTGCCAGACAAGGGGCCACTCATGGAAAACGTGGTAGCAACCTCTGCGGGGGAACTGGGAGCGCTCGTTCAGAAGGCGCTTTCCCAGGGCAACGGAGCTTTTCTGAAGATATTCGCCAGGGGTACCGAGGGTAAATACTACATAACCGTCCTCATTGACAGGTCAAAGGTGCTCGCAGCTGAGTGTCTCGTGGTTGACACGAAGCAGAATCTATCTGGAGAGGAAGCAATCAGAGTGCTGAACTCACTCGTTGGAAGACCCATGGTCGTTGACGTTTATACCCTTGACGAACTCGAGCTCAAACTATCCTTGGCAGATAACGTCGATGTTTACGCTCAGACCCCAAAAGTCCCGCTGGACGAGCTGTTCAAAGCTCCCAGCGAGGGACCTCCCGCAGAACCCGCGAAGAAGGGGAAACCCGTTGAGAAGAGGGCAGCAATGGCAGCAACGGCGGAAGCCGCGGTGACCTCCCAGGCCACGCCCGAGCCGCAGCCCCTGGCGGTGGAGGTGGAAAAGCCCAAGCCCGCCTCGACCCCTGCGGGGAAGCCCGAGGTTGTGGTCAACCTGACCGGTGGGAGCATACCTGAGAAGGCATTCCAGGTCTACGCGGAGGACCTCCTCAAGGAGGCCAAGAAGATAAAGGGCCTTACGATAAACAGAATAGAGTTCGACGCCAACGTGGGAGAGGGCGTTGTCTATCTCAACGTCCACATCTACGGAAACTCCACCGGCGACTCAAGGGACATAGAGGTGGCAGAGAGGAGGATGCTCCACGCCGTCAGCAAGTACGCTCCCGTTCTCCTCAGAGAGGCCGAGACAAAGCCAATAATTAGGGATGTTGGCATAATCATCGACGGCCAGGAGCTCAAGCCCCAGGAGATAGTGGACAGGGACAAGAAGAAGACCGGCAACGTCACAAAGGACGGAAAAATCTCACTGTCCGTTCTCGAAGATGTGTGGCCGTACTTCAGCGCCTACGCAAGGACCGTCGTGACGGAGATAGAGAGCGTGGGGATAAAGATAGACAAGGCCCACTTTGACATCAGGGGAAGGAAGGAGTTCGAGATAAACCTCTCCCTTGTGGTTGAGACTGGCATGGCTAGAGACTCCGTCCAGAGAATGGTCAAAGACATCCTGAATAGGCACGCGAAGGAGCTTGGAAGGAGTCTGAAGCGTTACATAACCGTCCACAACATAGAAGTTGAGACGGTGTCAAAGGCAAGCGTTTCAGGTTCTGCAGCTGCCCCCGTGGCCGGCGAGACCAGCGGCAAGGCCGCGGAGATAATCGCCAAGAAGGAGCTCCTTGAGAAGGAGGTCGAACAGCTCCTGAAGCAGGCGGGAATAGACGAGCTCTCCGCCCTCACAGAGGAAAAGAAGAAGGAAAGCGAGGAAACGATGCTGAAGAGCCGCATAGAGCCCGCAGTGGAGACCCTCAAGAACAGGATTCACGCGGAGCTTAAGCTCGTCCCGCGCGTCACGTTCAAGTGGCTCAAGCTCAATCATGAAATAAGAAGTTCCACGGTCTACGTTGATATCGAGGCCAGCTTCCTCAGGGAAAACGTTGGGGGCCTCTTCGGCTCGTTTTCTGGGGTCTCCGACGAGAAAATAAAGCAGGACATAGCGACAACAATTCAGCGGGTCATCAAGGACGTGTCCAGGGAGTACGGGATTGCACTCAACCTGAGGAAATTGAACGTGGTCATCCGCTGATTCCTTTTTTCTATTGCATTAAACGAATCAGCACTCAAGATCGTCATCATCCTGACGTCAGATATGCCGAGGTCATCATCCGTTCCAATTCCGCGGGAGGTTTAATAACTTTGCCGGCATTTCGTCGAGCATCTAAACGTTAAGCTTTTAAGCTAACTGTACCACCCCATCAACATGGACACCCTAATCCTCGGAGTTCTGGCGGCGCTGGCATCGGCCTTCTCGTGGGCGGCATCGACGGTACTGATAAAGGCAGGAATGCAGGACAAGAGCCCGGTGGCGGCCAACATATTCCGCCTCTACGCCGTCTCGGTGATGTTCGCGGTCATCTTCCTGATAAACGGCACCTTCTCGAAGGTCGCCGGCCTGTCGCCGAAGCTGCTCGCGGTGGCCTTCGTCTCCGGGGCCTTCGGCTTCGTCATAGGTGACTACTTCTACCTCAACGCTCTCAAGATGATGGGCGTCTCAAGAACCGTCCCGATAACCTCCACCTACCCGCTGTGGGCCATACTGTGGGCATTCCTCTTTCTCGGGAGAGATGTAAGCGCCCAGATAATAGTGGGCGCCGCACTGGTGGTTTCCGCGATAGTGGTCGTGAGGAAGGCGGAGGAGGAAGAGAAGATAAACCCCAGAGGCTTTCTCTTCGCTATCTTGGCCCCAATCTCCTGGAGCTTCGCGATACTCACCATGGACTGGCTCACCGGTTACGTGGACGTGCTCACGCTCGCGGGGATAAGAATGATGTTCGCGGCCCTGGCCGTGTCGCTGTTCCTGCCGAGGTACGCGGGTGAGCTGAGGAGGATAACCCTTCGGGAAACGCTCCTCCTGACCGGCGCCGCGGCCACCGGCCTGCTCCTGGGCCAGTATCTCTTCGTTTACTCGATAAATCTCGTGGGCTCCCAGATATCGGCCCCCGTTTCGGCCATAAATCCCATAATAGCCTCCACCCTGGCGATACTGATCCTCAAGGAGCCGCCCAACAGGAAGATACTCGAAGGACTGATTCTGGCGGTGCTGGGTGTCATACTAATCTCCACCGGCTGAGGCTCAGGTTTTTAAGGTGGTCGGCCATAGAACAAATCGCCGACAGTGAGGGGACAATCGTCTCCTCATGGGCTCGGTCAACCCGCCTCCGCGAGGTATCGGGTTCCGTGAGCGGAGCGTGCTCACGCCGAGCCCACAGGGCCGGGAGCATCCACCCGCGCGAGCGAATGAACGCGGGCCTCTGTACCCGGCCCACAATTCGATGCACTTCTGAGGAAGGCTTATAACCGGGAGGGCTGGAGTTAGTTTCCGAGAAGCCGACATAATCGGTGGTTATTTATGGTGATAATTCCCCGACCGATAGAACCACAGGAGATAAGGCGAATTCGCAAGGAGCTCGGAATAACCCAGGAGGAGCTGGCCGAGAAGGCAGGGGTTACGCAGGCTTACATCGCCAAGCTGGAGACCGGCAAAGTGGACCCGCGACTCTCGACCTTCAACCGAATCCTCCAGGCCCTGCTCGAGTGCAAGAGGGCCCAGCTCACCGCCAGGGACGTCATGTCATCCCCGGTTCTCTCAGTCAAACCCTACGACAGCGTTGAGAACGTCATAAAGCTCATGAACAAACACAACATATCCCAGATCCCGGTCATAGCGGGCAACAAGGTGGTGGGTTCCGTCACGGAGAGAACCCTCGTCAGGCAGAGCCTCGAGTACGAGGACATCTACGACCACAAGGTCATGGAGGTCATGGAGGAGCCGTTTCCGATAGTGAACGAGGACGAGGACCTGGAGGTCGTCAAGTACCTCCTGGAGGAGCACCCCGCTGTTCTCGTCCAGAACAGGGAGGGCAGGATAACCGGCATCATCACGAGGGTGGACATATTCAGGATAGGGAAAGGCCGCGACTGAGTTCCCCGCCCGGCAGTCCTTTGCATTCCCCTCTTCTAACCTCCGTGGCAAAAATATCCAACAAGTTTATATACCCCCGGCCCAACCATCAGTGGACAAATAATCCAGGTGGTTGGAATGAAAAAGACCGCGGTTTTGCTCATGGCCCTGCTCATCGGAGCGGTCGTGGCGTCTGGATGCCTGGGCGGTGGAACGACCGAAACGGGCACCACGACGGTCCCCGAAACATCGAGCTCATCGGGTACTGCACAGACCACCACAAACTCACCGACCCCGACTGAAACCACGCAGACGGAGACCCCCACTACCCAATCACCGTTGTTGACTTTGCCAACAGAACCCTCACGATTGAGAAACCTCCTGAGCGCGTCGTGACGCTGGCCCCGAGCATCACGGAGGACCTCTACTACCTCGGTCTCTTTGACAGAGTCGTCGGGGTTACGGACTTCGATGATTTTCCGTCGGGAGTTGCCAACGTCACCCGCGTGGGCGGCTACGGTCAGTACGCCAACCTCGAAGTGATAGCATCGCTCAACCCCGACCTGATACTGGTGGACAGTTACTCTATGACGATCCTCGAGGACCTCCAGAAGATAGCCCCAGTTCTCGTGGTTGATCCACACAGCATCGACGACATCCCAAGGGCCCTTGACCTCCTGGGAGCAGTTTTCAACGCGGAGGAGGGCGCCAGGAAGGCGACGGCAGAGTTCGAAGCAAAGATAAACACGATAAGCTCCACCGTTAAGGATGAACCCCGTGTGAGCGTTTTCTACGTGGTCTGGAACAGCCCGCTCATGACCGCAGGCGGCGGAACCTTCATCAGCGACGTCATAGAACTGGCGGGCGGAGAGAACATTTTCAACGATACGACCGGCTGGCCGACCGTGAGTCCGGAGCAGGTCATAGAGAGGAACCCCGATGTGGTGCTCCTCACCCCACACTGCGGCATGAGCGTCCAGGACGTTTACAGCGGCCCCCTCGCGAGCATAAAGGCCGCCCAAGATGGAAAAATTTACGTCATCGAGAACGAGAACGACCTTATCCACCCGAGTCCCCGCGTTGTCCTTGGACTCGAGGCGGTTGCAAGGCTCCTGCACCCGGACGCCTTTAAAGTGGGCTACCCGCTCACGGTCACAGACCTCGCGGGGAGAACCGTCACGATCGACGACGAGCCGGAGAGGATAGTCACCCTCGCTCCCAGCATAACGGAGAGCCTGTTCTACATAGGTGCAGGAGGCAAGGTCGTCGGAGTGACCGACTACGATGACTTCCCGCCGGCTGTGAGGAACATCACCAGGGTGGGAGGCTACGGAAAGTACGCGAACCTCGAGGCCATAGCCGCACTGGAACCGGATCTGATCTTGGTGGACGGATTCTCCATGGATATAATGGAGAGTCTGGAGAGGATAGCCCCCGTCGTTGTGGTGGACCCCAAGAACATCACCGCAATCTACAACGCCCTTGAGCTCCTTGGAAAGATAACCAACCGCGAGGAAGGGGCCAGGGCAGCGGTGGCGGACATGCAAGCAACAGTCGGCTACGTCACCTCAACCGTGGCGGGACAGTCAAAGCCAAGGACATTCTTCATCCTCAGCTACTACAACGGCTACTGGACGGCTGGAGCGGGAACCTTCGTCAACGACCTCATAACCCTTGCCGGCGGTGAAAACATCTTCAACGACGTCAACGGCTGGGGGGCCGCGAGCGAGGAGCAGATAATCGCCAGGAACCCGGAGGTCATAATAATCTCGCCGAACGCGGGGATAAGTCCGAAGGACCTCTGCTCCGGGCCGCTCTCCGAGGTGGACGCGGTCAAGAACGGGCGCGTTTACGTCCTCAGCGACGAGAACCTCGTCGTCAGACCGGGCCCCAGGATAATGCACGGGCTTGAGGAGATAGCGGAGTACCTCCATCCGGAGGCCTTCAGTTTCCAGCCGCAGCCGCTCGTCTGCAACGCGACTACCTCCGCCTCCGGCTGAGTTTTCATTTTTTCTGGGCAACCGTTAAAAGGTTCCCTCCCTCATTTTCTTCGGGTGGGAGCATGGAGAGAAAGACGTTCTACAGGATTCTGCTGGTCATCGTGCTCGTCCTGACCGTCGTTTATACTATGGGAATAATGGGCGTCATACCGTTCCAGTGGAGCTACTACATCACCATCTTCATGATAATCCTGTACTTCTTTCTTTTGAAAGCTTCGCCCTTTAGGGCGGGGGTGTAGTAATCGAAGAAATAGCCTGTAATCGGGAAAGCTAACTCTTTTAAACTTCTTTTGAAATGAGGCGAGCAGTAACCGTTAAACTCCAGCCGAGCAAAGAGCAGGAAAAAACACTCAAAGAGTTAGTCCTAATCAGCTCCAAAGTCTGGAACAGGGTGAACTACCTTAGGAGACAAGAATTCTTTGAAGAAAACCCATTGATTTCCTCAAAAGAGAAAATAGTTTATGAAGAGTTCAAGAAGGAGATAGGCTCGGCAACAGTCCAGCAAATTTGCAGGAAAAACGCCGAAAGCTGGAGAAGCTTCTTCTCCCTCCTAAGGAACAAACGGAACGGAGAACCCCCCCAACTGGCTCAAACCAAAACCACCAAACTACATCAGGGAAGGCGGATTAATAGTTCTGAGGAGAGACCAATACAGGATTGAGGGGAACAAGTTAATCCTCAAGGGTCTTGGAAAGTTCAAAAGATTGGAAGTCCCGTTCAAAGGGAGAATACACTTGAAGGGCAAACAGGGAAGGTTAGAGATGACTTTTGACCCAATCAAAAGGAAATGGTATGCTCACATTTCATACACGGTGGAGGAAAGGCTTTATGGTCAAGAGTGGGTCAAGCTCCCAAGACAACCATTAGGAAACCTCTCCGCTGGAATAGACCTTGGGATTAACAATCTTATGGCCGTTTACGTTGAGAACGGGGAGAGTTTCTTGGTCAATGGAAGGCCTTTGAAGTCAATAGCCTTCTACTGGAGGAAGAGGATAGCCGATTACCAGTCAAAACTCAATAAGAGTGGAGCTAAAAAGAGTAGGAAACTCTCTAGAATGCATCAAAAGGCTAAGCTTCAAGCGAAACACTACATTAATACCGCCGTAAGGCAGACAGTCGAGAGACTTTATCACCTCGGAGTTTCGAGAATTATCATCGGTTATCCTAAAGGAATTGCCAGGAACTCTGATGGGGGTAAAAAGCAGAATTTTATCCTCTCCCACGTTTGGCGTTTCAATACTGTGATTCAACGGCTCAAGGAGGTGGCCGAGGAGTATGGTATTCTGGTTGAGGTTGTTAATGAGGCTTTCACTTCGAAAACTTGTCCCGTTTGCGGGAAGCCCCACGAGGGGGCGAGGTTTGTTAGGGGATTGTTTAAGTGTCCCGCAACGGGACTTATCTTCAACGCGGACTTGGTTGGAGCTTTCAATATCTTAAAGAAGACCCTAAAAACGATAACCCCGAGTCTGAGCGGGCTTTACGCTCAGAGGAGGGGTAACGGGGGGAAGACCCTCCCCAAGGGGTCGAAGACCTGCTTTAACTTGGGTCTAAATGAAGACCCTCAAACCTCTTCGCCCTTAGCGAGGGGTTAAGCCGAACCCTTGCCCTTCACGGCGGAGAGGAGGTCAGCTGAAGCTGGATAAGATGTCGAGGGGATAACCCAGTACATGCTCAAACCGGTGACAGGCTCTTAAAAGAGAAAGTAACATTAAGAACGGAGCGTTAGAATAGGCACATCATGTTCTTCTGAGATCGAGCGAGCTTTTCCCTGGCTCCAGTGATTACATCCCCAATAAACGGATAACCATCTCTAACTTCTATATAGCCGCGTTTTTTGGCATTTTTTATAAGTTCATCAGCCTTTTTATTTCTGGCAATGAGTATCGTCCAACCCGGTTTCGTCTCAACGACTCCAGCGGAGATATCACTCCAGCTGCCAGTGTAATCTGTGCATACCAAACAGCCAACTTGGAGATACCGATAAATTTCCCTGATCGAGAGTCTCAGAACTCCTCTGGGATGATGAACCTCTATAACGTCTCCTCTGAGAACTATATCCCTCACATCTCGTCCCTTTATACCATGATTCATATGTAGGTAGTTTATGAAGGTCTCAAAGGCAAAGGTGCCCATGCAGAACAGGCTTATGATGTATTCAATTCTCTCACCGAAGTCCGTCTCCAGCATTGGAAAGTCCCTCATCTGACCAAAGAACTGTGCCTGGCAGGGCAAACAGACCACAGCGACTTGATTGAGGTTATTTTCTTCTATTTTTGTCTTTATCCGGGATGCAAAGGGCACAATGCTCCATTTATTGCCTACCGTTGCCAGGAGTTCTTTCCTGCTTCTTGCGACCACGGCGTTGCCCTCAAGTCCGTTGGTTCTCTTTGCAGTGACAACACCGTCTATAAGGCCCTCGTCAAGGGCATAGTTCAAGATGGCAGTCACAGCACCACCGCTTGCCACTTTTGTGTTGAGGACTTCCCCATCAGTCGCCTTAGCAAGGTAAATGTTGAGTACGTGTCCTACAAAGGAGTCAGCGACGTTGATCATCAGAACCACCTCCAAGTGTTAAAATCTGAGTGGCCCGGGGACATCGAATATAGCACGTCCCGCACCGTATGCACCTTTCCTGGACGAGATTTGGCCGTTTATCTACCAGCTTGAGGGCATGGGTGGGACAGGATAGTTCGCATGCCCCGCAGCCGATGCAGAGGCCAGTAAGTACTACATCATCCAAAAGGTCAAAACCGCTTAGTTTCTTTATACTTCCGCAAATTCTAAAAAGCTCCAGTCTTCGTTCGTCTTCATGGAGATAAAATCTGAAAAAGGATTGGAGCATCAGCGGCGCTGGGGGGCAGCCCGGAATGGAGTAATCGACCTTTATAATGCTGTTTATTGGCTGAAAGCTCCTGTGGTCTGGTCGGGGGTCTTGACCACCACGACAGAAGCGTAGGATTCCGCCGAATGCGGCACACGAACCGTAGGCAACGACAACATCGGAGATTTCCCGGATATATTTGAGTTTATCAAGTATTTCCCTTTCGTTCACGCACACACCCCCGGTGATGACCGCAACGTTGTAACCGTCCGATTGGGGGTACCTGTCCACCATATATGGAGTGTCCAGTTTGACGATATCCTTGATTTCAGGATATGCACGCACGATGCTCACACTGCATCCTGCACATCCACCAAAATCCCTGTGGAGAACATCAATCCTTTCCATAGTCTCACCGCCTTAGCCTGGCAACGTGTGTTGTACATGGGATGCATGGATCATAAAGCCTCACAACGGCCTCAGCAGCCTCAACACTTAACCCCTTTACGGATTCTTCCATGACGGGGATATTGAACATCGTAGGGACAACTATCCTCGAAT
Above is a window of Thermococcus celericrescens DNA encoding:
- a CDS encoding DUF2226 domain-containing protein, encoding MQLPDKGPLMENVVATSAGELGALVQKALSQGNGAFLKIFARGTEGKYYITVLIDRSKVLAAECLVVDTKQNLSGEEAIRVLNSLVGRPMVVDVYTLDELELKLSLADNVDVYAQTPKVPLDELFKAPSEGPPAEPAKKGKPVEKRAAMAATAEAAVTSQATPEPQPLAVEVEKPKPASTPAGKPEVVVNLTGGSIPEKAFQVYAEDLLKEAKKIKGLTINRIEFDANVGEGVVYLNVHIYGNSTGDSRDIEVAERRMLHAVSKYAPVLLREAETKPIIRDVGIIIDGQELKPQEIVDRDKKKTGNVTKDGKISLSVLEDVWPYFSAYARTVVTEIESVGIKIDKAHFDIRGRKEFEINLSLVVETGMARDSVQRMVKDILNRHAKELGRSLKRYITVHNIEVETVSKASVSGSAAAPVAGETSGKAAEIIAKKELLEKEVEQLLKQAGIDELSALTEEKKKESEETMLKSRIEPAVETLKNRIHAELKLVPRVTFKWLKLNHEIRSSTVYVDIEASFLRENVGGLFGSFSGVSDEKIKQDIATTIQRVIKDVSREYGIALNLRKLNVVIR
- a CDS encoding CBS domain-containing protein yields the protein MVIIPRPIEPQEIRRIRKELGITQEELAEKAGVTQAYIAKLETGKVDPRLSTFNRILQALLECKRAQLTARDVMSSPVLSVKPYDSVENVIKLMNKHNISQIPVIAGNKVVGSVTERTLVRQSLEYEDIYDHKVMEVMEEPFPIVNEDEDLEVVKYLLEEHPAVLVQNREGRITGIITRVDIFRIGKGRD
- a CDS encoding ABC transporter substrate-binding protein → MTLAPSITEDLYYLGLFDRVVGVTDFDDFPSGVANVTRVGGYGQYANLEVIASLNPDLILVDSYSMTILEDLQKIAPVLVVDPHSIDDIPRALDLLGAVFNAEEGARKATAEFEAKINTISSTVKDEPRVSVFYVVWNSPLMTAGGGTFISDVIELAGGENIFNDTTGWPTVSPEQVIERNPDVVLLTPHCGMSVQDVYSGPLASIKAAQDGKIYVIENENDLIHPSPRVVLGLEAVARLLHPDAFKVGYPLTVTDLAGRTVTIDDEPERIVTLAPSITESLFYIGAGGKVVGVTDYDDFPPAVRNITRVGGYGKYANLEAIAALEPDLILVDGFSMDIMESLERIAPVVVVDPKNITAIYNALELLGKITNREEGARAAVADMQATVGYVTSTVAGQSKPRTFFILSYYNGYWTAGAGTFVNDLITLAGGENIFNDVNGWGAASEEQIIARNPEVIIISPNAGISPKDLCSGPLSEVDAVKNGRVYVLSDENLVVRPGPRIMHGLEEIAEYLHPEAFSFQPQPLVCNATTSASG
- a CDS encoding NADH-quinone oxidoreductase subunit B family protein, producing the protein MERIDVLHRDFGGCAGCSVSIVRAYPEIKDIVKLDTPYMVDRYPQSDGYNVAVITGGVCVNEREILDKLKYIREISDVVVAYGSCAAFGGILRFCRGGQDPRPDHRSFQPINSIIKVDYSIPGCPPAPLMLQSFFRFYLHEDERRLELFRICGSIKKLSGFDLLDDVVLTGLCIGCGACELSCPTHALKLVDKRPNLVQERCIRCGTCYIRCPRATQILTLGGGSDDQRR
- a CDS encoding DMT family transporter; the protein is MDTLILGVLAALASAFSWAASTVLIKAGMQDKSPVAANIFRLYAVSVMFAVIFLINGTFSKVAGLSPKLLAVAFVSGAFGFVIGDYFYLNALKMMGVSRTVPITSTYPLWAILWAFLFLGRDVSAQIIVGAALVVSAIVVVRKAEEEEKINPRGFLFAILAPISWSFAILTMDWLTGYVDVLTLAGIRMMFAALAVSLFLPRYAGELRRITLRETLLLTGAAATGLLLGQYLFVYSINLVGSQISAPVSAINPIIASTLAILILKEPPNRKILEGLILAVLGVILISTG
- a CDS encoding Coenzyme F420 hydrogenase/dehydrogenase, beta subunit C-terminal domain, whose amino-acid sequence is MINVADSFVGHVLNIYLAKATDGEVLNTKVASGGAVTAILNYALDEGLIDGVVTAKRTNGLEGNAVVARSRKELLATVGNKWSIVPFASRIKTKIEENNLNQVAVVCLPCQAQFFGQMRDFPMLETDFGERIEYIISLFCMGTFAFETFINYLHMNHGIKGRDVRDIVLRGDVIEVHHPRGVLRLSIREIYRYLQVGCLVCTDYTGSWSDISAGVVETKPGWTILIARNKKADELIKNAKKRGYIEVRDGYPFIGDVITGAREKLARSQKNMMCLF